In one Niveibacterium umoris genomic region, the following are encoded:
- a CDS encoding cytochrome b: MTDAARYTRTAIALHWVIALLIFIAFPVGLYMVDLPLSPQKLKIISWHKWAGITVLALTLVRILWRSTHRPPALPDSMSRIEKLAAHGAHHLLYLLMIAVPMAGWLMSSAKGFPVVWFGVLPLPDLIGKNEQLAEFFEGAHELLAWLMAAIVIAHAAAAIKHHLVARDGILARMLPFLK; this comes from the coding sequence ATGACTGACGCCGCCCGCTACACCCGCACCGCGATTGCCCTGCACTGGGTGATCGCACTGCTGATCTTCATCGCCTTCCCGGTCGGCCTCTACATGGTCGACCTGCCGCTGTCCCCGCAAAAACTCAAGATCATCAGCTGGCACAAATGGGCGGGCATCACCGTGCTTGCGCTGACTCTGGTGCGCATCCTGTGGCGCAGCACGCATCGCCCGCCGGCGCTGCCGGACTCGATGAGCCGAATCGAGAAACTCGCCGCGCACGGCGCGCATCACCTGCTCTACCTGCTGATGATCGCGGTTCCCATGGCCGGTTGGCTGATGAGTTCTGCCAAGGGCTTCCCGGTGGTGTGGTTCGGCGTGCTGCCCTTGCCCGACCTGATCGGCAAGAACGAGCAACTCGCCGAGTTCTTCGAGGGCGCACACGAGTTGCTCGCGTGGCTGATGGCCGCCATCGTCATTGCCCACGCTGCGGCGGCCATCAAGCATCACCTTGTGGCACGCGACGGCATCCTCGCCCGCATGCTGCCCTTCCTGAAGTAA